Proteins from one Entomospira culicis genomic window:
- the kynU gene encoding kynureninase has protein sequence MYQFKDDVSFAKNLDQQDPLAPFQKRFFKVENEIYMDGNSLGMASKDAQESLLTSLEDWKKEGIKIWNTKDGLYFNISRLIAKKTAPLLNADAQEIIATGTITANIHQVLATFYHPTKERYKIVVDELNFASDIYAVQSLIELKNLDPKDALITVKSRDSRTIATQDIIDAMREDVAIVWLPSVLYRSAQLLDMQTITETAHQRGILVGWDLAHSMGAIPHDFKAIDADFAVWCNYKYINGGPGASGGLYINKKHFGKKAGLRGWFGNKDATQFQLNHTFDQDIDANGWLIGTPNIFSLTPLLGALQIFEEAGIHQIRQKSLHITAYLMYLIDHKLKPFGYTVGNPREDQFRGGHVSLEHEEAYRISIALRDLHVIPDFREPNVIRLAPIALYNTYEEVYRVVEILQTIIVDKLYEQYSINRGTVV, from the coding sequence ATGTATCAATTTAAAGACGATGTGTCATTTGCCAAAAACTTAGATCAACAAGATCCCTTAGCCCCATTCCAAAAGCGCTTTTTTAAAGTAGAGAATGAGATCTACATGGACGGGAATTCCCTAGGCATGGCCTCCAAAGATGCCCAAGAGAGCTTACTGACCAGTTTGGAGGATTGGAAAAAGGAAGGCATTAAAATTTGGAACACTAAAGATGGCTTATACTTCAATATATCCCGTCTTATCGCCAAAAAGACCGCCCCTCTGTTAAATGCTGATGCGCAGGAAATCATTGCCACGGGCACCATTACCGCAAACATTCACCAAGTATTGGCCACGTTTTATCACCCAACGAAAGAGCGCTATAAAATTGTCGTCGATGAACTTAACTTTGCCAGCGATATTTATGCCGTGCAAAGTCTCATTGAGTTGAAAAATTTAGATCCAAAAGATGCGCTCATTACCGTGAAAAGTCGCGATAGCCGAACCATCGCAACCCAAGATATCATTGATGCCATGCGCGAGGACGTGGCTATTGTCTGGCTTCCATCAGTTCTCTACCGTAGCGCCCAACTTTTGGATATGCAAACGATTACCGAGACTGCACATCAACGAGGTATTCTCGTCGGCTGGGATTTAGCGCACTCAATGGGAGCTATCCCCCACGACTTCAAAGCTATCGATGCTGATTTTGCCGTCTGGTGCAACTATAAGTACATTAATGGTGGACCAGGTGCCTCAGGTGGTCTCTATATCAATAAAAAACACTTTGGCAAAAAAGCCGGGCTACGGGGCTGGTTTGGCAACAAAGATGCCACCCAGTTCCAACTCAATCACACCTTCGATCAAGATATCGATGCCAACGGCTGGCTAATTGGTACCCCCAACATCTTCTCGCTGACCCCGCTCTTAGGCGCACTGCAGATCTTTGAAGAGGCAGGAATTCATCAGATTCGGCAAAAATCACTCCATATTACCGCCTACCTCATGTATCTTATCGATCATAAACTCAAGCCCTTTGGCTATACCGTAGGTAACCCGCGTGAGGATCAATTTAGAGGCGGACATGTCTCTTTAGAGCATGAAGAAGCCTATCGCATTAGTATCGCCTTACGCGATCTTCACGTGATTCCAGACTTCCGAGAGCCCAATGTTATTCGCCTAGCGCCTATCGCTCTTTATAACACCTATGAAGAGGTCTATCGTGTCGTGGAGATATTACAAACCATCATTGTGGACAAACTCTACGAGCAATACTCCATCAATCGGGGTACGGTCGTTTAG
- a CDS encoding MFS transporter codes for MITSYLFGRSFYTINYFSSEAFMYQRWLKFSFIYFGAFVISMSQLKIAPTLVLDALSNSLGVDKGDIQLLSSIFSISGIFLAIPGGMLMAKIGAKRLIVLLMAVLALGNLLGYVFISNYPLLLLSRAVEGISFAMYLMVAMVYIRHWFADKGSGTALGFFGTFSALAQLIIFNISTTLIPLTGFRSIWIYLTVLSLLTMVLFIFVLEPIGTEKNTKHKPENFLTQALSDKKIWILTLSHGAMTFILFTMIQIGPFMMKDLYLLPDHLANAYASTFGLSGIISGVLAGIIIEKSKKPVIIGALGFILMLISVLIAVPLYSWITDAHLSTSIYIGWWFTISFGISFSYTAVMILASALSKKPEVTGYHISLVNTMYYFMIVVGSPLTIKVILSTSWSRGFTLLAGVAIIGLMGMIIYNVMQSKKGQ; via the coding sequence ATGATTACTTCGTATTTATTCGGTCGCTCCTTTTACACTATAAACTATTTTTCAAGCGAGGCGTTTATGTATCAACGATGGCTAAAATTTTCGTTCATTTACTTTGGAGCCTTTGTCATCTCTATGAGTCAACTCAAAATTGCGCCCACCCTAGTTCTGGATGCACTCAGTAACTCTTTAGGTGTCGATAAAGGCGATATCCAACTGCTATCCTCTATTTTTTCGATATCAGGAATTTTTCTGGCCATCCCAGGTGGAATGTTGATGGCAAAAATTGGCGCCAAACGTTTAATTGTCTTATTAATGGCCGTGCTCGCGTTAGGCAATCTCTTAGGATATGTTTTCATTAGTAACTATCCACTTCTTCTCCTCTCACGCGCAGTTGAAGGCATCTCGTTTGCCATGTATCTCATGGTGGCGATGGTATATATTCGTCATTGGTTTGCCGACAAAGGCAGTGGCACGGCATTAGGCTTTTTTGGCACATTCTCCGCCCTAGCCCAGTTGATCATCTTTAATATTAGTACGACACTCATTCCGCTAACGGGTTTTCGTAGTATCTGGATCTATCTAACCGTGCTCTCGCTACTAACTATGGTACTCTTTATCTTTGTGTTAGAACCGATTGGGACAGAAAAAAATACCAAGCATAAGCCTGAAAATTTTCTTACGCAGGCGCTAAGTGATAAAAAAATTTGGATCTTAACACTAAGCCATGGGGCGATGACCTTTATTCTCTTCACCATGATCCAAATCGGGCCTTTTATGATGAAAGATCTCTACCTACTGCCCGACCATCTCGCCAATGCTTACGCCAGCACCTTTGGTCTTTCGGGCATTATTTCTGGGGTACTTGCCGGTATCATCATTGAAAAGAGCAAAAAACCTGTCATCATTGGAGCGTTAGGATTCATCTTAATGCTCATAAGCGTCTTGATTGCCGTGCCTCTTTACAGCTGGATAACAGACGCGCATCTCTCCACCAGCATTTATATTGGTTGGTGGTTTACTATCTCTTTTGGGATCTCTTTCTCTTACACTGCGGTGATGATCTTAGCCTCCGCCCTCTCGAAAAAACCAGAAGTTACAGGCTATCATATCTCACTGGTCAATACAATGTATTATTTTATGATTGTCGTTGGATCCCCCCTAACCATCAAAGTGATCCTCTCCACTAGCTGGTCTAGGGGATTTACCTTGCTAGCAGGCGTGGCTATCATCGGACTCATGGGGATGATCATCTACAACGTTATGCAATCCAAAAAGGGACAGTAG